GAAGCAAATTAAAATGAGAATGGAATCAGGATTTCGCCTCCAAAGAAGCAAACGTGACATGGAAATTAATAATGGAGAGATCGCGAGTTAATTTGGAGCCATTAAGAGCGGTTAAAAATCACAGTAAATATGGTGTGATTTAGGGAGGTAGTTATGGAGGGAAATCACAAAAATCCAGACGAACCGCCCGTGTGCTCCTTTTACCAGGCCTCATCACAGTCACAAGATTAATTCGATCCAACGGTGCATGAGTAGTCTGATGAAAGCATTGTATCAGTAGTCTGATTGCTAGTGCTTCCCTCATGACGCTTCTCTGGCTCGGGGGAAAAACCGAGCGTCTGCCATTCCAAATCCGCGGCCACTTGAACTCGGCAGCCAAGCAGCCATGGCTTCCCACCCGCCGCCGGCGGCGGAGCACCCTATACCATCCGCTCCCACCACCATAAGTGCCCTCGACGACGACCAGCTCCGAGAGATCTTCCTCCGCCTCCCGGACCTCCCCAGCCTCGCCTCCGccgccttcacctgccgcaccttcCTCGGCGCCGTCCGTTCGTCCCGCGCCTTCCGCCGCAGCTTCCGTGCGCTCCACGCGCCCCCGCTCCTCGCTCTCTTCCTCACACCCTACATGCGCACGGTACCTACCTTCCCCGCCTCACGCCCCCCCACTGCCGCCAGATTCAGTCCCCTACGAGACGACGACGCTTCCGAGTGGGGGGTCGATTTCACCGATCCTTCGATTGCGTACGATGAAGGCTTCATCGCTCTCCAACATCGGAGCACCAAGCAGGAAGTTTACTACAACCCCCAAACGATGGCTCTGTTTCTCCACCCCCAGGAGCACCATGAGATGCCCGACGGCACCACCCTTGAGTTCCACACACTCTCCCCCAGAGAGGATCAGAGGCCGCCCCGTGTGGTCTCTGTCCGTCATGACTACTCGCGGCCTTGGGCTCGCGTCGCCGTCTTCTCACCGGACACCATGGAGTGGCAGATTTTCCCGGAGACGGCCGCGCTGCTGCCTGAGGGATTCAGACGTACAACCCGCACGATAGTGGATGGGTTTATCTGTTGGCGATGCGAGTCTGTGGGCGGGGCATCTCTCAGCGAGTACATTTTGGTGCTCAACACAGATAACTTTCAGTTCTCTCTATTAGATCTGCCGCCGCCCTTGAGAGTGGTATACCCAGAATTTAAGATTGGTCAGACCAAGAATGGGAGGCTCTGTATCGTAAATGAGAAGGAATGCACACTTTCTGTTTGGATCTTGACAGACAGTGATGATGGCGTCCAGCGATTTGTGCTGCACAATACGTTTCCGTTGCACTCTAGCTTTATGGAGGTCACCAACTGTTCAGTGGAAGATATAATCTCAGTGCGGCTTATGACAGTTTTCAGTGGTTTTGTCTACCTTTCTATTTCCCCCTGGAAGAATTCCATGGAGCAGTACAAATCCCCTGAGTGGTTCCTGTCCTTCTCTCTGGAAACAGCGGAGCTGAACCAGCATTTTAAGAATAGAGAGCAACTTCCATCCCCTGTCCATCCCTACTTGGCCTGGCCTCCTTTGGTATGCAGCATGGTGAGCCTATTCTTGTGTGACCGTGGTGCTAACTGCTAAGTACTCCTTTTTATGTTTGGTCCATTGATTGCATGGAATG
The window above is part of the Triticum aestivum cultivar Chinese Spring chromosome 2A, IWGSC CS RefSeq v2.1, whole genome shotgun sequence genome. Proteins encoded here:
- the LOC123190525 gene encoding uncharacterized protein isoform X1 — encoded protein: MASHPPPAAEHPIPSAPTTISALDDDQLREIFLRLPDLPSLASAAFTCRTFLGAVRSSRAFRRSFRALHAPPLLALFLTPYMRTVPTFPASRPPTAARFSPLRDDDASEWGVDFTDPSIAYDEGFIALQHRSTKQEVYYNPQTMALFLHPQEHHEMPDGTTLEFHTLSPREDQRPPRVVSVRHDYSRPWARVAVFSPDTMEWQIFPETAALLPEGFRRTTRTIVDGFICWRCESVGGASLSEYILVLNTDNFQFSLLDLPPPLRVVYPEFKIGQTKNGRLCIVNEKECTLSVWILTDSDDGVQRFVLHNTFPLHSSFMEVTNCSVEDIISVRLMTVFSGFVYLSISPWKNSMEQYKSPEWFLSFSLETAELNQHFKNREQLPSPVHPYLAWPPLVCSMEDSESEVTGNILWDVGPEGTEKASSVLVTALRSFREALVKDGEANVAEIDAFLLSVDAEDEKNSLVSKITALDELLITVRDRVLRVGADSEFYGQKTETESWWEMCKGKLRRAFFFAS
- the LOC123190525 gene encoding uncharacterized protein isoform X2, which translates into the protein MASHPPPAAEHPIPSAPTTISALDDDQLREIFLRLPDLPSLASAAFTCRTFLGAVRSSRAFRRSFRALHAPPLLALFLTPYMRTVPTFPASRPPTAARFSPLRDDDASEWGVDFTDPSIAYDEGFIALQHRSTKQEVYYNPQTMALFLHPQEHHEMPDGTTLEFHTLSPREDQRPPRVVSVRHDYSRPWARVAVFSPDTMEWQIFPETAALLPEGFRRTTRTIVDGFICWRCESVGGASLSEYILVLNTDNFQFSLLDLPPPLRVVYPEFKIGQTKNGRLCIVNEKECTLSVWILTDSDDGVQRFVLHNTFPLHSSFMEVTNCSVEDIISVRLMTVFSGFVYLSISPWKNSMEQYKSPEWFLSFSLETAELNQHFKNREQLPSPVHPYLAWPPLEDSESEVTGNILWDVGPEGTEKASSVLVTALRSFREALVKDGEANVAEIDAFLLSVDAEDEKNSLVSKITALDELLITVRDRVLRVGADSEFYGQKTETESWWEMCKGKLRRAFFFAS